From a region of the Cognatiyoonia koreensis genome:
- a CDS encoding IclR family transcriptional regulator, with protein MADGTKPDGNIPTNLRLLFVLEELAEIGVPITPTEVNAKLGLPKPTVHRLFHTLEQEGFLQRDIDGRSYSPGRRLRKLSVNVLSSLRVRTVRLTILNELAEKIGETCNIATPDRDAMVYLDRVETKWPLRIQLPVGTSVPFHCTASGKMYLSSLSPSHFERFLSSAKLEPKTSKSLTARESLHDEIIRIRESGYSTDDEEFMEGMVAVAVPIRDDMGRLLSTLSVHAPIQRITLSELKGHLPRLNVAARELSELLLQ; from the coding sequence ATGGCGGACGGCACGAAACCTGACGGGAACATTCCGACCAATCTGCGCCTGCTTTTCGTTCTGGAAGAGCTGGCGGAGATCGGCGTGCCAATCACCCCGACCGAGGTAAATGCGAAGTTGGGCCTGCCGAAACCGACGGTCCACCGCCTGTTTCACACGCTTGAACAGGAGGGGTTCCTGCAGCGCGACATCGACGGGAGGTCTTATTCGCCGGGGCGGCGCCTGCGCAAGCTGTCGGTCAATGTCCTGTCCTCCCTACGCGTCAGGACAGTCCGGCTGACGATCCTGAACGAGCTAGCGGAAAAGATCGGTGAGACCTGCAATATCGCAACCCCAGACCGCGATGCGATGGTCTATCTTGATCGTGTCGAAACCAAATGGCCCCTCCGCATCCAGTTGCCTGTCGGGACGTCTGTGCCGTTTCATTGCACGGCAAGTGGCAAGATGTATCTGTCCTCACTCAGCCCGTCCCATTTCGAACGCTTCCTGTCTTCGGCCAAACTGGAACCGAAGACGTCCAAGTCACTAACGGCGCGGGAATCACTGCACGACGAAATCATCAGGATACGCGAGAGCGGGTATTCAACGGACGATGAGGAATTCATGGAAGGCATGGTCGCGGTTGCAGTGCCGATCCGTGACGATATGGGCCGTTTGCTGTCAACTTTGTCTGTCCACGCACCGATCCAGCGCATTACGCTTTCTGAACTGAAAGGGCACCTGCCCCGCCTGAATGTCGCTGCACGCGAACTTTCAGAGCTTCTTCTGCAATAA